DNA from Prevotella melaninogenica:
ATTTAAAGAAAGTATAACACAAAAAGTATTTTAACATAATTATGTAGAAGCCTCACCCCCGACCCCTCTCCAAAAGGAGAGGGGAGTAAACACTAAGATTCCCCTTGTAATCAGCCTACAAGTGGCAAAATTACGAGTTATCAGGTTTGTTACCTGCTATTTACGTATTTAACACTTTCTTATCTTTTATATTCATACAATTCGACTCATTATTAGACTATTACACAACATATTAAGCAACTTGAATAACGCCTCTCGCAAGCAATCGGCAAGCATATAGTACATTTTACTCCCCTCTCCTTTTGGAGAGGGGTTGGGGGTGAGGCTGCTTTTTACACATCATACGCAATAAACTTTTATTTGTTACGTTATTAATTCTGTATATACAAAACCCCTTACCACGGTAAGGATTATTTTATTAGATTATGATTGAATACATCAGGGGCGAATTAGCTGACCTGACACCTGCTTTGGCTGTTGTCGAGGCACATGGTGTGGGTTATGCACTGAACATTTCGCTTAATACTTATAGTGCCATACAGGGTAAGACTGCTGTGAAACTCTATGTGCACGAGGCTATTATGACAGGTGGACGCGACGATAACTATACGCTCTATGGCTTTGCCAATAAGCAGGAACGCTCGCTCTATCGACTGTTGATTACCGTTTCGGGGGTAGGTGCAAACACCGCACGTATGATTCTCTCATCACTGACACCTGCAGAACTCTGCAATGTCATTGCCAACGGTGATGAGAAGATGCTGAAGACGGTGAAAGGTATCGGACTCCGTACAGCACAACGTATCATCGTTGACTTGAAGGACAAGATTATGCAGAGCGGTATTGCAGACGAACTACATGTTAGCAGCCAGCCTAACACTCCAACTGTCAACACTGCTATCAAGGACGAAGCGGTCAGTGCATTGACAATGCTGGGCTTCTCTCCTGCCCCATCAGCAAAGGTTGTTGTAAGCATCCTCGCTGAACAGCCAGACCTACCAGTGGAACAGGTTGTTAAGTTGGCGTTGAAGATGATTAAGTAGAACCTCACCCCCGACCCCTCTCCAAAAGAGAGGGGAGAGTGATTACCGCCTACAACTGCACTTTACTGTATGTTAAGGCTTACCATTGGTTAGAACTATCCACCTTCTCCAACATATCCCCTCCTTTGGAGGGGCTTGGGGAGGTATAGAACCACTTATCTTCTTGAAAAGAAAGTATTACATATCCATCCTTATTATCACACTTCTCGGCAGTATCGGACTGTTGAGCTGGGGACGCTCGGTATTTGGTTTTGCACCAATTGCAAAACTCGTCTATATGGTGGCACCACCAGATACGGTTAAGAAAGCGAAGCCTATTGAAGTGGAGATTGATGAGGAGACTATTCCTGACTCCTTGCTACACCCTCGTTGGAAGGTGCAGCGCACAACCCCGATTACATACGACGACCTCAAGGAGAACTCTACCGACCTTATCCGACCAGAGAATATGCGACAGACTGTGGAGTATAATGATTCGCTCGACCGCTATATCATTGGTTATAAAATTGGTAAGACTTACGTGATGGCGCCGATTATGATGACGCCAGAGGAATATCGGAAGTGGACAGAGAAGCGTAGCTTTGCTGATTATTACCGCTCAAAGAATCAAGAAATACTAAAGGAGAAAGGTAAGGATAAGTTTGACTTTACTGATATGCACTTCTCATTGGGGCCTGCTGAAAAGATATTCGGTCCTGGTGGTGTACGTATTAAGACACAGGGTTCGGCTGAGTTGAAGTTCGGCGCAAACATCAAGAACATTGATAACCCATCACTGCCTATCCGTAATCGTAAGACAACGGCAATGGACTTTGATGAGAAAATCAATGTCAACGTGAATGGTAAAGTGGGTGACAAGGTGAACATGAACCTTAACTACAACACTGATGCTACCTTCGACTTTGATACACAGAACTTTAAACTAAGATATGAAGGTAAGGAAGACGAGATTATCAAACTCGTTGAGGGCGGTAATGTTACCTTCCCTTCAAACAACTCTCTCGTACAGGGAGCATCTGCCCTCTTCGGTATTCGTACCGATATGCAGTTTGGTAAACTGAAGTTACAGACCGTATTATCACAGAAAAAGAGTTCTAACAAGAGCGTTAGTTCACGTGGTGGCAAACAGCTTACACCATTTGAGATTGATGCTGCTGACTATGAAGAGAATCATCACTTCTTCCTCTCACAATATTTCCGCGACAACTATGACGCGGCTATGAAGTCATTGCCTAACCTCAAGACAGGTGTGACGATCAATCGTGTGGAGGTGTGGGTGACGAATAAGACTGGAACAACCAGTAACACGCGAAACATTGTTGCACTTACCGACCTCGGTGAAAACAAGAAGATTAGCCGTACCGACCTATGGGAAACGGGTACTGGAACAGTCCCTACGAACAATGCCAATACAGAATACACCACTATTACACAGACCTACCCTGCTGCTCGTAACATAGACCAAGTGACGAGTATTCTTGATGGTGCAGGTCTTGTGGGTGGTAACGACTATGAAAAGTTAGCAAATGCCCGACTGCTCAATAGTTCTGAATACACGGTCAACAATACCTTGGGTTATATATCACTGAAAAGCGGTCTACAGACTGACCAAGTATTGGCAATTGCCTACGAATATACCTATGGTGGCGTTACCTATCAGGTGGGTGAGTTTGCCAGCGACCGTACCAATATCAACGAGGCTCTCTTCGTCAAGTCATTGAAGAACACCAGCAATAATCCTAAGCAAGGAAACTGGGACTTGATGATGAAAAACGTGTATTATCTCGCTTCTAACATTGAGCGCGATAAGTTCCGCCTTGACGTGAAGTATCAGAGTGATACGACAGGTGTCTATCTGTCATACATTCCAGAACCGCAAGTAAAGAACCAAACGCTCATCAAACTTCTCAATGCTGACCGATTGGATAACAATAACAATCCACATTCCAATGGTTATTTTGATTACGTTGAGGGATATACTATCAGCAACGGACGTGTGTTCTTCCCTATGGCTGAACCTTTCGGTAATGGACTTCGGAAAGCATTGACAGATAAGGGTGTTACTACAGCTATTGCAAATAAATACGTTTTCGAGCAACTCTATGATTCTACAAAGACTATCGCTAAGCAGATTGCCGAGAAGGATAAGTTCATACTCGTTGGCCAGTATCGTGGCTCAGCGGCAAATGTTATCTCCCTTGGAGCCTATAACGTTCCACAGGGTTCAGTAATAGTAACTGCGGGCGGTGTGACCTTGAATGAGGGTTCTGACTATAGCGTTGATTACAGTGCTGGTGAGGTGACAATCCTTAATCAGAGTATTATCGATGCAGGTACAGCAGTCAATGTATCATTAGAAAGCCAGAGTGCTTATCAACAGGAGCGTAAAACGATGATTGGTGTAAACTGGGAGTACGACTTCTCGAAGGACTTCCAGATTGGTGGTACCTTCATGCACCTCTCTGAACAACCGTTGACAACTAAGGTGAATATGGGTTCTGAACCTCTCAACAACACCATTTGGGGATTGAACATCAATTGGAAGAAAGAGAGTCAGTGGCTTACAAATATGCTCAACAGGATTCCATTCCTGCACGTAACCCAGCCTTCTTACATCACCTTCTCTGCTGAGTTTGCACAGTTATTGGCTGGCCAGAGCAAGGGAACACAGGACAACGCTTCTTATCTCGATGATTTTGAGGGATCGAAGACAACCATCGACGTAAGTCAGCCTACCTCTTGGATTATCTCCAGTGTACCATCAGACTTCCCTGAGTATTCAGATAAGACAAGCCTTCGCAGCGGCTTCAACCGAAGTCTTTTGGCATGGTACACTATCGACCCACTCTTCACTCGTCGTAGTAGTTCGCTGACTCCAGGACACATCAAGAGTGACCTCGAACAGCTCTCTAATCACTATGTACGCGAGATCCCAGTCAGCGAATTATTCCCAATTCGGGACCGAAACTACAGTGGTTCTACCTCAACATTGAATATTCTAAATCTCGCTTACTACCCTTCTGAGCGTGGACCTTATAACTTCAATCCAAATATTAACGTTAACGGACACCTCACGAATCCTACTGGAACATGGGGCGGTATGATGCGTAAGTTGGATACAAACGACTTCCAGACTGCTAACATCGAATATATAGAGTTCTGGATGCTCGACCCATTCATCTACTCCAACCGACTACCAAATGCAAACCAGTATGGTGGTGACTTCTATATCAACCTTGGAGAGGTGTCTGAAGACGTACTGAAAGATGGTAAGAAGTTCTATGAGAGTGGTATGCCTGTAGATGGCAGCCACTCATGGACAACCACGCAATGGGGTAAAATACCAACACAAAGTACGATTACTTACGCCTTCGCAACCTCAAAGGGTAGTCGTGCAAAGCAGGATGTCGGCTTTAATGGATTGACTGATGAGGAAGAACAACAGTTTGCTTCTTATCAGAACTTCCTTACAGCTGCTCGTGCTAATACTAATCAGGCTGTCTTCGACTCGATATGGGCAGACCCTGCCAATGATGACTACCACTACTTCCGTGGTTCTGATTGGGATGCTAAGCAGGCTTCTATCCTTGAACGATATAAGCGCATCAACAACCCACAGGGTAACTCACCAGACAATGACAACAACAACGAGCGTTACGATACCTCGTATAAAACAACGCCTGATGTAGAGGATATCAATCAGGACTATACGCTGAACGAATATGAGAAATACTACCAGTACCATATTAGTATTCGTCCACAAGACCTTGTCGTAGGTCAGAACTTCATTGTTGACAAGCGTGTAGCCTCAGCCTCACTGCGTAAGGGTGGTTCTGAACCTGTCACATGGTATCAGTTCCGTATTCCTTTAGAGGAGTTCCAAAAGCGTGTGGGTAATATCAGTGACTTTACCAGCATCCGCTTTATGCGTATGTTCCTCACTGGTTTTGCAAAGCCTATCGTACTCCGCTTTGGTACCTTCGACCTTGTAAGTGGTAAGTGGCGTCAGTATCAGCAGAACCTTACCAACTCTGCAAGTAATTCGGGTACAATGTCAGTGAGCGCTGTGAGCCTTGAAGAAAACAATGATAAGACTCCTGTAAACTATGTAATACCTCCAGGCATTGAACGTGGAAAGGATCCTAACCAGCCACAGTTGGTTGAGGAGAACGAACAGGCACTCTCTATGGTCGTTAATAATCTTGGAACAGGCGAGTCAAAGGCTGTCTATAAGAACACAACTCTCGACCTTCGTCAGTACAAGCGTCTGCAGATGTTCGTACATGCAAACGCTTTTGAACAGAATACAACTAACCTTACGGATAACCAGTTGGCAGTGTTCATCCGTCTGGGTTCTGATTACAAGAACAACTACTACGAGTATGAAATTCCTTTGAAGCTGTCAGCTCCAGGTCATTACGATACAAACACAGGGAAAGAGCGACGTATTGTATGGCCAGAGGAGAACATGCTCGACATACCTTTGAAGCTCCTCACCTCCGTAAAGAAGCAACGTAATCAAGCACGTGGAGCAGGTACAGCAAGCTATAACCGTGCTTTCTCTATATACGACACCGATCATCCTGCTAACAAAGTAACGGTGATGGGTAACCCAACCCTTGGTGAAGTAAAGACGATGATTATTGGTGTTCGCAACCTTTCCAGCAGTCAGAAGAGTGGAGAGGTGTGGGTGAATGAGCTACGTCTACGAGAGTTTAACAACGAAGGTGGATGGGCAGCAAGAGGTCAGCTCAACCTACAGTTGTCTGACTTCGGTACTGTGGATGTCAATGCCAGTCACAGCACTGACGGCTTCGGTGGTTTGGAACAGGGCGTTAACGAACGACAGCAGGAGTCTAAGACGGATGTTTCTGTTACCACAAGCCTTGAATTAGGAAAGTTCTTCCCAGACAAAGCAAAGGTATCAGCACCATTATATTACAGCGTAACCAAGAGCGAGAGTCGTCCTAAATACAACCCTCTCGACACGGATATGGAATTGAAGGATGCCCTTGATGGTACTGCTAACCGTCAAGAGCTTGATTCTATTGAGTCTATTGCCGTTACAAAACGACTGACAACGAACTTTTCTTTGTCGAATGTACGTGTTGGTATTCAGACGAAGAACCATCCTATGCCATACGACCCTGCCAACTTCTCATTCTCTTATAGCCACTCTCACTCTCACACATCGGGTGAGACAACGGTCTATGAGAATGAAGACAACTGGCGTGGAGCATTGAACTATAACTGGACCCCAGTATATAAGTCTTGGGAACCTTTCAAGCGTCTTATCAAGAGTAGGTCGAAATGGTTTGAAATCCTCAAACGCTTCGGACTGAACTGGCTACCACAGAACGTAACCTTCAACACTGAAATGGTGCGCAACTACTACGAGTTGCAGGAGCGTGATATGGAATCAACAGAGAACAGTCTGCTACCTCTTACCTTCAGCGAGCAGTTCCTTTGGAATCGTGACTTCGCTCTACGTTGGGACTTGACACGCAATCTCCACATGAACTTCCAAAGTGCGACACACGCTGAGATTGAAGAACCTTACACTCCTATTAATAAAGACCTCTATGCCGACCGTTATCAGGCATGGAAAGACTCGGTATGGACAAGCATTAAACACTTCGGTACTCCACTCGACTACCAACAGAACTTCACGCTTTCTTATCAGCTTCCACTCAATCTGCTACCTATCTTTGATTGGGTAAATGCTGATGCAAATTATACTGCATCTTACACTTGGGTGCGTGGAACGAGTCTTGATAATGGTACTTCGCTCGGTAATACCATCACAAGTAACCGTACTTTGAACATCAATAGTAGCTTCAACTTTGAACGACTCTATAATCATATTCCTTTCTTAAAGAAGACTAACGAACGCTTCAACCATACTCGCCCAACTCGTCCTAAGCTGACAGCAGAACAGAAGAAGGCGGAGAGAGAAAAGAAAGAAAAAGAAAGGAAGGAGAAAGATAAAGACCACGACAAGAAGAAAGCACTGCCAAAGAACCAGAGGAGCTTTGAAAAGGAAATCGTTATCAATGCCGATTCTGCTATCCTTGTTTCACATGGTAAGAACACAAAACGCCTTATCATCTCGGCTAAAGACGAAAGAGGAAAGGCTATCAAGATTAAGTATCGTAAGGTAGGTGATACGCAGTTGAAAGTTTTTAATCGTACAGACTCTGCTATCCGCATGAAGCTTACCGTAACGCCTAAAGAACCACTCGATAATAAGGGTTGGTATAAGACAGCACAATGTGTGGCACGTGCACTGATGATGGTACGTTCGGCAAGTATTTCTTATCGTGA
Protein-coding regions in this window:
- the ruvA gene encoding Holliday junction branch migration protein RuvA is translated as MIEYIRGELADLTPALAVVEAHGVGYALNISLNTYSAIQGKTAVKLYVHEAIMTGGRDDNYTLYGFANKQERSLYRLLITVSGVGANTARMILSSLTPAELCNVIANGDEKMLKTVKGIGLRTAQRIIVDLKDKIMQSGIADELHVSSQPNTPTVNTAIKDEAVSALTMLGFSPAPSAKVVVSILAEQPDLPVEQVVKLALKMIK
- the sprA gene encoding cell surface protein SprA; this encodes MKRKYYISILIITLLGSIGLLSWGRSVFGFAPIAKLVYMVAPPDTVKKAKPIEVEIDEETIPDSLLHPRWKVQRTTPITYDDLKENSTDLIRPENMRQTVEYNDSLDRYIIGYKIGKTYVMAPIMMTPEEYRKWTEKRSFADYYRSKNQEILKEKGKDKFDFTDMHFSLGPAEKIFGPGGVRIKTQGSAELKFGANIKNIDNPSLPIRNRKTTAMDFDEKINVNVNGKVGDKVNMNLNYNTDATFDFDTQNFKLRYEGKEDEIIKLVEGGNVTFPSNNSLVQGASALFGIRTDMQFGKLKLQTVLSQKKSSNKSVSSRGGKQLTPFEIDAADYEENHHFFLSQYFRDNYDAAMKSLPNLKTGVTINRVEVWVTNKTGTTSNTRNIVALTDLGENKKISRTDLWETGTGTVPTNNANTEYTTITQTYPAARNIDQVTSILDGAGLVGGNDYEKLANARLLNSSEYTVNNTLGYISLKSGLQTDQVLAIAYEYTYGGVTYQVGEFASDRTNINEALFVKSLKNTSNNPKQGNWDLMMKNVYYLASNIERDKFRLDVKYQSDTTGVYLSYIPEPQVKNQTLIKLLNADRLDNNNNPHSNGYFDYVEGYTISNGRVFFPMAEPFGNGLRKALTDKGVTTAIANKYVFEQLYDSTKTIAKQIAEKDKFILVGQYRGSAANVISLGAYNVPQGSVIVTAGGVTLNEGSDYSVDYSAGEVTILNQSIIDAGTAVNVSLESQSAYQQERKTMIGVNWEYDFSKDFQIGGTFMHLSEQPLTTKVNMGSEPLNNTIWGLNINWKKESQWLTNMLNRIPFLHVTQPSYITFSAEFAQLLAGQSKGTQDNASYLDDFEGSKTTIDVSQPTSWIISSVPSDFPEYSDKTSLRSGFNRSLLAWYTIDPLFTRRSSSLTPGHIKSDLEQLSNHYVREIPVSELFPIRDRNYSGSTSTLNILNLAYYPSERGPYNFNPNINVNGHLTNPTGTWGGMMRKLDTNDFQTANIEYIEFWMLDPFIYSNRLPNANQYGGDFYINLGEVSEDVLKDGKKFYESGMPVDGSHSWTTTQWGKIPTQSTITYAFATSKGSRAKQDVGFNGLTDEEEQQFASYQNFLTAARANTNQAVFDSIWADPANDDYHYFRGSDWDAKQASILERYKRINNPQGNSPDNDNNNERYDTSYKTTPDVEDINQDYTLNEYEKYYQYHISIRPQDLVVGQNFIVDKRVASASLRKGGSEPVTWYQFRIPLEEFQKRVGNISDFTSIRFMRMFLTGFAKPIVLRFGTFDLVSGKWRQYQQNLTNSASNSGTMSVSAVSLEENNDKTPVNYVIPPGIERGKDPNQPQLVEENEQALSMVVNNLGTGESKAVYKNTTLDLRQYKRLQMFVHANAFEQNTTNLTDNQLAVFIRLGSDYKNNYYEYEIPLKLSAPGHYDTNTGKERRIVWPEENMLDIPLKLLTSVKKQRNQARGAGTASYNRAFSIYDTDHPANKVTVMGNPTLGEVKTMIIGVRNLSSSQKSGEVWVNELRLREFNNEGGWAARGQLNLQLSDFGTVDVNASHSTDGFGGLEQGVNERQQESKTDVSVTTSLELGKFFPDKAKVSAPLYYSVTKSESRPKYNPLDTDMELKDALDGTANRQELDSIESIAVTKRLTTNFSLSNVRVGIQTKNHPMPYDPANFSFSYSHSHSHTSGETTVYENEDNWRGALNYNWTPVYKSWEPFKRLIKSRSKWFEILKRFGLNWLPQNVTFNTEMVRNYYELQERDMESTENSLLPLTFSEQFLWNRDFALRWDLTRNLHMNFQSATHAEIEEPYTPINKDLYADRYQAWKDSVWTSIKHFGTPLDYQQNFTLSYQLPLNLLPIFDWVNADANYTASYTWVRGTSLDNGTSLGNTITSNRTLNINSSFNFERLYNHIPFLKKTNERFNHTRPTRPKLTAEQKKAEREKKEKERKEKDKDHDKKKALPKNQRSFEKEIVINADSAILVSHGKNTKRLIISAKDERGKAIKIKYRKVGDTQLKVFNRTDSAIRMKLTVTPKEPLDNKGWYKTAQCVARALMMVRSASISYRDQYAMALPGFMPTVGDAFGQTRGTGALSPGLDFAFGLIDDDYIGKARDNNWLLMNDSVATPAVTNHTEDLQIRMTLEPFKDFKVDLTASRMQTTSRSIQYMYTGTPTTQSGSLTMTTLSLGTAFESQGNANNGYHSPTFNRFVQSLDSYRNRVEAQYNNATYPASFGGGHFTPAVGSVNKYSADVMVPAFLNAYTSMSGNGLNIFPSLRSLLPNWSIRYSGLSRLPFFEQFFKSVNINHAYRSIFAIGSYQSYSTWQEYMNGLGFITDATTGNPIPSSMYNISQVSINEAFSPLLGVDVTLQNNLTARLEYRQTRVLSLSMTSVQLNEASSKDWVIGIGYRINDFNLFNNGTRRVAKSKKKKTSDSSQQDNSSSRQNNGLNRDLNLRLDMSYRQQASLTRDIASLTSAASSGNTAFKFSFLSDYTLSRLVTASLYYDLQINTPLLSSGSYPTTTHDFGVSLRLSLTR